From Zingiber officinale cultivar Zhangliang chromosome 5B, Zo_v1.1, whole genome shotgun sequence, the proteins below share one genomic window:
- the LOC121985586 gene encoding phosphatidate phosphatase PAH2-like isoform X2: protein MNAVGKLGSYISQGVYTVSGTFHPFGGAIDIIVVQQEDGSFKSSPWYVRFGKFQGVLKTKQNVVRISVNDVEAGFTMFLDGKGEAFFLRDAEAGEAELASSPPTSGDEIEGMAKNGPYENIHSFEVDGGRDGIANISSQMSSRKSTFFGFMFGRKSIKENDKSGDMGRVSSLERAEIAADLLEMKWSTSMISNNLKVNNAQVNILNNDDMNVYVADEDHHVTLLPKDHFCDENLNSHSEKMDDSLGTQMPSRYYSEIKKDDDPSCLGVKEEIKNACTEENYGEQNSEIVLRNKNLIGVQICDLGNAEAEVDHTLMKTRLIENFDETVSHENVQLCTMEVADSSHRNESISEVVEVQSIDTDAKNPGSASFHDDTSQSHPGSGMDVLSGIPSFENRKINNASFIYCETRDTANIKLNTSDENCPEHMTLLFGGIEPSNSGPLSDVSSVSPVTSPSKSAASSVIGVSNVCLEHNLEASNSKTSNSLVSEKSQHGSYINDPMEILYENALYTESDHILKSERILHALPCNPDGAIVVEPLHEKETVQKFNFVGCSTDLREQKASGNLSFSNSICSDTCDSADVAESHNVSVHPSSCNSINVYQNTETVDAFVNMTWSFSLEGANIDGDTSSMPIEATQYNIQYSKSSDDVQFPFSGGENFSTEEIGTKLLNIEKVAITNTPTDTGESSEGEQDLLIKKHKLPPSGSSYHTLSPSSPIIIPGCNPCHGETSLSSTSLPIIRSHIKELERYYVHQSLSWSPNSVAVKHELDAHIIEDYSSLELKAEPQRECINREKSTGTDPAISAKNEEQEGLSLHKNVLFEGTGTHAAQQVSDAEKGKLSDPLGMTPVDESVKKYGTSRSLAASRSSWNLWPFFNRSKTISNSKSTPEGKMEMADDLAFRSTGNMTLESSAPKEKGSKKLQSLTPTTEELASLNLKEGKNVVKFNFSTPMLGLQQ, encoded by the exons ATGAATGCTGTCGGGAAGCTCGGCAGTTACATCTCTCAGGGTGTTTACACCGTCTCCGGCACCTTTCATCCGTTCGGAGGAGCGATTGACATCATCGTGGTCCAGCAGGAAGATGGGAGCTTCAAGTCCTCCCCGTGGTACGTTCGGTTTGGGAAATTCCAAGGTGTGCTTAAGACGAAGCAAAATGTTGTCAGAATATCCGTCAATGATGTTGAAGCTGGGTTCACTATGTTCTTGGATGGCAAAGGGGAGGCCTTCTTTCTCAGGGACGCTGAAGCTGGAGAGGCAGAACTTGCCTCGTCACCGCCAACTTCGGGGGATGAAATAGAAGGGATGGCAAAGAATGGACCATATGAAAACATTCATAGCTTTGAAGTTGATGGTGGACGTGATGGAATTGCTAATATTTCAAGTCAGATGAGTTCAAGGAAATCTACATTTTTTGGCTTCATGTTTGGGCGGAAATCAATCAAGGAGAATGACAAGAGTGGGGATATGGGGAGAGTGAGTTCATTGGAGCGTGCTGAAATAGCAGCTGATCTCTTGGAAATGAAGTGGTCTACTAGTATGATATCTAATAACCTGAAAGTGAATAACGCCCAGGTAAACATACTCAATAACGATGATATGAATGTTTATGTTGCTGATGAAGATCATCACGTTACACTTTTGCCAAAAGACCATTTTTGTGATGAAAATCTTAATTCTCATAGTGAGAAAATGGATGATAGTTTAGGGACACAAATGCCAAGTAGATATTATTCGGAAATAAAAAAAGATGACGACCCGTCATGTCTAGGTGTCAAAGAGGAGATAAAAAATGCATGCACAGAAGAAAACTATGGTGAACAGAACTCTGAAATTGTCCTTAGGAATAAGAACCTTATTGGTGTTCAAATTTGTGACTTAGGTAATGCTGAAGCTGAAGTAGACCATACCCTTATGAAAACCAGGTTgattgagaactttgatgaaacaGTCTCTCATGAAAATGTTCAATTATGTACCATGGAGGTGGCAGATTCATCACATAGGAATGAATCAATCTCAGAAGTAGTAGAGGTGCAATCAATTGACACTGACGCCAAAAATCCTGGTTCAGCTTCATTTCACGATGATACATCTCAATCTCATCCTGGAAGTGGCATGGATGTGCTGTCAGGTATACCTTCATTTGAAAACAGGAAAATCAACAATGCTTCCTTCATCTATTGTGAGACTAGAGATACTGCAAATATTAAGTTAAATACTTCAGATGAAAATTGTCCTGAGCATATGACCCTCCTCTTTGGTGGGATTGAGCCTAGCAACAGTGGACCTCTTTCTGATGTAAGTAGTGTGTCTCCTGTAACTTCACCATCCAAATCAGCTGCATCATCAGTTATAGGAGTTTCAAATGTTTGCCTTGAGCATAATTTGGAAGCATCCAACTCCAAAACCAGCAATTCTCTCGTGTCTGAGAAATCTCAACATGGGTCCTACATAAATGATCCAATGGAGATTTTGTATGAGAATGCCTTATACACTGAATCAGATCACATTCTGAAATCTGAACGAATTTTACATGCTCTTCCTTGTAACCCTGACGGTGCCATTGTTGTTGAACCTCTTCATGAAAAAGAAACAGTTcagaaatttaattttgttgggTGTTCCACTGATTTGAGGGAACAAAAAGCTTCTGGAAACCTATCTTTTTCTAATTCCATTTGTAGTGATACGTGTGATTCTGCTGATGTTGCAGAATCACATAATGTTTCTGTACATCCCAGTTCCTGCAATTCAATTAATGTATATCAAAACACGGAAACAGTTGATGCATTTGTTAATATGACTTGGTCTTTTTCTCTGGAGGGGGCAAATATTGATGGGGATACTAGCAGCATGCCTATAGAAGCAACTCAATACAATATTCAATATTCTAAGAGCTCGGACGATGTCCAATTTCCATTTAGTGGCGGTGAAAATTTTAGCACTGAAGAAATTGGCACCAAGCTATTAAACATTGAGAAAGTTGCTATAACCAACACACCAACAGATACAGGAGAATCAAGTGAGGGAGAGCAAGATTTGCTGATCAAGAAACATAAACTGCCCCCAAGTGGAAGTTCATATCACACCCTATCTCCTTCTAGTCCAATAATTATTCCAGGCTGCAATCCATGTCATGGAGAAACTAGCCTATCATCAACATCTTTGCCCATCATTCGTAGCCATATTAAAGAGCTTGAAAGATATTATGTTCATCAATCACTGAGTTGGTCACCAAATTCAGTGGCTGTCAAGCATGAGCTGGATGCACATATAATCGAAGATTATAGTTCTTTGGAGTTGAAGGCAGAGCCTCAGAGAGAATGTATAAATAGAGAGAAATCAACTGGTACTGATCCTGCTATTTCTGCAAAGAATGAGGAACAGGAAG GGTTATCACTCCATAAGAATGTCTTGTTTGAAGGTACAGGAACTCATGCAGCTCAACAAGTATCTGATGCTGAAAAG GGAAAATTGTCTGATCCTCTTGGTATGACACCAGTGGATGAATCTGTGAAAAAATATGGAACTTCAAGAAGCCTTGCAGCATCTCGAAGCAGTTGGAACCTATGGCCTTTCTTTAATAGGTCCAAGACCATAAGCAATTCCAAATCAACCCCTGAAGGAAAGATGGAGATGGCTGATGATCTGGCTTTCAGAAGCACAGGAAACATGACTCTGGAAAGTAGCGCTCCGAAAGAGAAGGGATCAAAGAAGCTTCAGTCATTAACTCCGACGACTGAAGAACTCGCTTCCTTGAATCTTAAGGAAGGAAAAAATgtggttaaatttaatttttctactcCAATGCTTGGACTGCAGCAG TAG